A window of Sulfurihydrogenibium sp. genomic DNA:
TTCCGTTAATATCCTGTGCTTCTACTTTAATATAGTAAAATCTTTTTACATTTCCAGTGTAGTCTGGAACTGACATACAACCTTCTCTGAAAATTATTTCACCTTCTGCATGAACTATCTTTGGATTAGATAAAACCATCAGACCATGGGAAACTTTATTTGTTTTATGGGTAGATTTTGAAGTATCCACGACTATCGTTCTTATAGGATTGTTTACCTGTGGTGCAGCTATCCCAACACCACCCGGTGAATTATACATTGTGTAAGTTAATTTCTCTACAAATTCTTTAAACTCTTTTCCAAAATCTACAACTTCGATAGATTTTCTTTTTAATCTTTCATCCGGATATTTAAGAATCTCAAGTTTTTCCACTTTATAACTCTGCCGTTTCTACGTTTTCTATTTCTATGTCAACATCTAACTCTTGTTTTAGCTTTTCTATCTCTCTATTAAACTCTAAAATATCTACTTCTTCCGGAAATTCTGATTCTATAAACATAATATAAAGACTATTTACTTTTTCCGTTCTTAAATCTGAGATATTTATTCCTTTATCTGCAAGTAGTTTTGATACTTTATAAACTATGCCAGGCTTATCAGAGCCGTAGACTGCTATATTGAAAATTGGTAACTTTTTTCTTGGTTTGTTTATAACAACCTCAGATACTTCTTTTATGATGATAGTTAAGCCTTCTTTTTCAAGCTGGCTGAATTCTTGCTTAAGATGTTCTAAGCTTTTATCTCCTTTCACAATCAGCATTATGGTGAACTCATTGTTTAATCTTGTCATTGATGAATCTTCAATGTTAAAGCCGTTTTTAAATAAGATTTCAGTAACTTTTGCGACTATTCCTGGCTTATCTTCTCCAATTGCTACAATAATAAAATGATTCATAATCATTCCTCTTCTTCTGTAATTGCCTCTAAATAAGCTCTATAATCATCCGCTGTCATTAAATCTTCTATTTCTGTTAGGTCTTTTATCTGGATATCACATATCCAGCCATCACCGTACGGGTCTGAGTTAAGAAGGGATGGCTCATTTGCTAAATCTTCGTTTATGGAGATCATTTTTCCTGTTAATGGTGAGTATATTTCAGATACTGCTTTTATAGATTCTACCGTTGCAATAACTTCTCCGGATTCAACCTCTCTTCCTACTTCCGGCAGCTCAATAAAAACAACGTCGCCAAGCTGACTTTGTGCATAGTCTGTAATGCC
This region includes:
- the gcvH gene encoding glycine cleavage system protein GcvH, whose product is MREFKILDELYYTKEHIWVKIENDVATIGITDYAQSQLGDVVFIELPEVGREVESGEVIATVESIKAVSEIYSPLTGKMISINEDLANEPSLLNSDPYGDGWICDIQIKDLTEIEDLMTADDYRAYLEAITEEEE
- the def gene encoding peptide deformylase, with the protein product MEKLEILKYPDERLKRKSIEVVDFGKEFKEFVEKLTYTMYNSPGGVGIAAPQVNNPIRTIVVDTSKSTHKTNKVSHGLMVLSNPKIVHAEGEIIFREGCMSVPDYTGNVKRFYYIKVEAQDINGNLITFDTEGFEAVVIQHEIDHLEGKVFIEKVVSPKDIFRRKVYKE
- a CDS encoding ACT domain-containing protein, whose product is MNHFIIVAIGEDKPGIVAKVTEILFKNGFNIEDSSMTRLNNEFTIMLIVKGDKSLEHLKQEFSQLEKEGLTIIIKEVSEVVINKPRKKLPIFNIAVYGSDKPGIVYKVSKLLADKGINISDLRTEKVNSLYIMFIESEFPEEVDILEFNREIEKLKQELDVDIEIENVETAEL